A window from Hemicordylus capensis ecotype Gifberg chromosome 2, rHemCap1.1.pri, whole genome shotgun sequence encodes these proteins:
- the LOC128343686 gene encoding taste receptor type 2 member 41-like — protein sequence MDRGRTTPLGIFTLSVLGILSIAALLGNGFIIVVIGHRWLQSRKMVPCDLLLTSLSTSRFLLQLIVMMSQFLYFCSPEIYTHVQEVIDYVWMFFNIVSFWCTSWLSVFYCVKVANFIHALFLWLKLRINMLVPRLLGMSLIPFVVFSVSIVVSCFGKKKHYSLSGNLPGNTSQSEACDYSLTIVQRLQIAFSAINVSICLTASILLLVSLWRHTRHLKKNGIGIKDFNTQAHFNVIMSLLLFLFFYILYFVAVMLPMTKYFKFGNLERLVSDTALSLLPSAHSIILILTNPKLKEVCTRVLNIRRRSS from the coding sequence ATGGACAGAGGCAGGACAACTCCACTTGGTATCTTTACTCTGTCTGTTTTAGGAATTCTGTCCATTGCTGCCCTTTTAGGGAATGGATTTATCATAGTAGTTATTGGCCACCGTTGGCTTCAAAGCAGGAAAATGGTACCTTGTGATCTCCTCTTGACCAGTTTGAGCACCAGCAGATTTCTGTTGCAGCTGATTGTCATGATGAGCCAGTTTCTCTATTTCTGTTCTCCGGAGATCTATACCCATGTACAGGAGGTTATCGACTATGTCTGGATGTTTTTCAACATTGTCAGCTTCTGGTGTACCTCTTGGCTCAGTGTTTTCTACTGCGTGAAGGTCGCCAACTTCATCCATGCCCTCTTCCTGTGGCTCAAGCTTAGAATCAATATGCTCGTGCCCAGACTTCTTGGAATGTCACTCATACCTTTCGTTGTCTTCTCTGTTTCCATAGTTGTGAGTTGTTTTGGAAAGAAAAAGCACTACAGTCtgtcaggaaatctgccagggaataCCAGCCAAAGTGAGGCTTGCGACTACAGCCTAACTATAGTTCAACGCCTGCAAATTGCTTTCAGTGCCATCAATGTCAGCATCTGTTTAACTGCATCAATCCTTTTGCTCGTCTCTTTGTGGAGACACACCAGGCATCTGAAAAAGAATGGCATTGGAATTAAGGACTTCAACACTCAGGCCCATTTCAATGTTATCATGTCTTTACTGTTATTTCTCTTCTTCTACATTCTATATTTTGTTGCTGTCATGCTGCCCATGACAAAGTACTTCAAGTTTGGAAACCTTGAGCGACTGGTTTCTGATACTGCACTGTCTTTGTTGCCTTCTGCACACTCCATAATCTTAATATTGACCAATCCCAAATTGAAAGAGGTGTGCACACGAGTTCTAAACATCAGACGAAGATCTTCATAA